A part of Candidatus Hydrogenedentota bacterium genomic DNA contains:
- the rlmD gene encoding 23S rRNA (uracil(1939)-C(5))-methyltransferase RlmD, translating into MQDSQHRIQPRCPHFGACGGCQTQDIAYGQQLRDKGTALQELFGFCWPGPVPVEGSPDIWHYRNKVDPNFGGKHYDEPPPKGFQRETALGFKPRGRWYGPLEIDECHIAPNGFPELLGAVRGWLRERGYQAFHSRSETGFLRVLLVRDAKHTGQRMVVLVTADGELDVQGFLECVQSVFPSDSIQHALFRGKAQVAAADELRLLHGVPGITEELHIPDEEASSARKLSFRISPFSFFQTNTLAAERLYGKIRAWVKQTAATTLYDLYGGMGSIALACADLVEQVYSVENVPEASEDGRHNAQLNGIDNVTFHTERVEDYLHEFLLKQEALPESAAVVVDPPRAGLHPKALRRLLDLSPPRILYVSCKPTVLAGEIEALLEKYTVVDMKAVDMFPHTRHVELVAQFERR; encoded by the coding sequence ATGCAAGATAGTCAGCATCGCATACAACCTCGATGTCCCCACTTCGGGGCCTGCGGAGGCTGTCAGACCCAGGATATCGCGTACGGGCAGCAACTCCGCGACAAGGGAACTGCGCTTCAGGAACTCTTCGGATTCTGCTGGCCGGGTCCTGTCCCCGTTGAAGGGTCTCCCGACATCTGGCACTACCGAAACAAGGTGGACCCCAACTTTGGCGGGAAACACTATGACGAGCCCCCGCCAAAAGGATTTCAGCGCGAAACCGCCCTTGGATTCAAGCCCCGCGGCCGCTGGTACGGTCCCCTCGAAATCGACGAATGCCATATTGCCCCCAATGGATTTCCGGAACTGCTCGGAGCCGTGCGCGGGTGGCTGCGCGAACGGGGTTACCAGGCATTTCACTCCAGGTCAGAAACGGGGTTCCTGCGTGTTCTCCTGGTACGCGACGCCAAACACACCGGCCAGCGCATGGTGGTGCTGGTCACCGCCGACGGAGAATTGGATGTCCAAGGATTCCTCGAATGCGTGCAGTCCGTATTTCCTTCGGACAGCATCCAGCACGCGCTCTTTCGCGGCAAAGCCCAGGTAGCCGCCGCGGACGAGTTGCGGCTTCTTCACGGCGTGCCCGGCATAACGGAGGAGCTGCATATCCCTGACGAGGAGGCGTCCTCCGCCCGAAAACTGTCGTTTCGCATATCTCCCTTCAGCTTCTTCCAGACCAATACCCTCGCGGCAGAGAGGCTTTATGGAAAGATCCGCGCCTGGGTGAAGCAGACGGCCGCAACGACGCTCTATGACCTGTACGGGGGCATGGGGTCGATAGCTTTGGCGTGTGCGGACCTTGTCGAACAGGTGTATTCCGTCGAGAATGTGCCCGAGGCCTCGGAAGACGGACGCCACAACGCCCAACTGAACGGCATCGACAACGTCACGTTCCACACGGAACGCGTAGAGGATTATCTGCACGAATTCCTGTTGAAGCAGGAGGCCTTGCCGGAGAGCGCCGCGGTGGTTGTCGATCCGCCCCGTGCGGGGCTTCATCCAAAGGCCTTGCGGCGCTTACTGGACCTTTCGCCCCCGCGAATCCTGTATGTCTCATGCAAGCCAACCGTATTGGCGGGCGAGATCGAAGCCTTGCTCGAGAAGTATACGGTCGTGGACATGAAAGCCGTCGACATGTTCCCTCACACGCGGCACGTGGAGCTCGTCGCCCAGTTTGAACGGCGCTGA
- a CDS encoding NAD(P)H-hydrate dehydratase codes for MLIELTKKLVIERLPGRPDTGHKGTFGHVFIVGGSLGFTGAMKLAGLGAARAGAGLVTLGVPESLMTIVGAQMLECMTFAVGESPSRSLGTNGLEAALEFAAGKDAVVLGPGCSRHPDTREFVLAFVRKCPVPLLIDADGLNNLSTDAAALNQAQAPVLVTPHPGEMARLAGTSISDVQSDRPNTARKFASDYGCTVVLKGAGTIIASPTADTYVNPTGNEGMGTGGTGDVLAGLIGGLMAQGLTCADAAVVGVYVHGLAGDIAAGHKTRRGMIAGDLVEAIPEAWKQLEQEAAS; via the coding sequence ATGCTTATCGAACTAACCAAGAAACTGGTGATAGAACGGCTGCCCGGGCGTCCTGACACGGGTCACAAAGGGACCTTTGGCCATGTGTTCATCGTGGGCGGTTCCCTGGGCTTCACGGGCGCCATGAAACTCGCGGGGCTCGGAGCGGCGCGCGCCGGCGCCGGTCTGGTGACCCTGGGCGTGCCCGAATCACTCATGACCATCGTGGGCGCCCAGATGCTCGAGTGCATGACCTTTGCTGTCGGTGAGAGCCCCTCTCGCAGCCTCGGGACGAACGGGCTCGAGGCCGCCCTGGAGTTTGCCGCAGGCAAAGATGCCGTGGTGCTGGGCCCCGGGTGCTCCCGCCACCCCGATACCCGGGAATTCGTGCTCGCCTTTGTACGCAAGTGCCCAGTCCCCCTTCTCATCGATGCGGACGGCCTGAACAACCTGTCAACGGACGCGGCCGCACTGAATCAGGCGCAGGCGCCGGTCCTCGTGACGCCGCATCCTGGCGAGATGGCGCGTTTGGCGGGCACGTCGATATCCGATGTGCAGTCTGACCGGCCGAACACTGCCCGGAAATTCGCATCGGATTACGGATGCACGGTGGTTTTGAAAGGGGCTGGAACAATCATCGCGTCTCCAACAGCGGATACATATGTCAACCCGACCGGGAACGAAGGGATGGGTACGGGAGGCACCGGAGACGTCCTGGCGGGATTGATAGGCGGATTGATGGCGCAAGGCCTGACATGCGCCGACGCTGCCGTTGTGGGCGTGTACGTGCACGGCCTGGCGGGGGACATCGCCGCCGGACACAAGACCCGCCGCGGCATGATTGCCGGCGACCTGGTTGAGGCTATTCCTGAGGCCTGGAAACAGTTGGAGCAGGAAGCCGCGTCATGA
- the thiL gene encoding thiamine-phosphate kinase translates to MTTVGDIGEFGLIERVSRALQTSPTVVTGVGDDCAVLRVCERLMLVSCDLFVENVHFRREYATAEEIGWKAAASCLSDVAAMGGQPMFVLTALACPPETEMNYVQMLYRGISALASRFGTVIVGGDTSMSRDAIVLDLTVIGQAIGNRCLTRKGARPGDVLAVTGPLGLAAAGLHALQHGLDAPTLRHAHTTPRPRVPEGQWLCSQPFAHAMIDISDGLAQDAQHIADASHIGVNIEPGKLPVAPELRVYCDENSLDPLAFILHGGEDYELAFAMEGEHADKAAEAFSNEFRTEMHVVGEFTTEWSGGRLAGEPLDIRGYDHFRSASGA, encoded by the coding sequence ATGACTACGGTTGGCGACATAGGCGAATTTGGCCTGATCGAACGCGTTTCGCGGGCCCTGCAGACATCTCCAACGGTTGTTACGGGCGTGGGCGACGATTGCGCCGTATTGCGCGTCTGCGAGCGCCTCATGTTGGTTTCGTGCGACCTTTTTGTGGAGAACGTGCATTTTCGCCGCGAATACGCCACGGCGGAGGAGATTGGGTGGAAGGCGGCGGCCTCGTGCCTGAGCGATGTTGCGGCCATGGGCGGCCAGCCGATGTTTGTGCTGACTGCGCTCGCATGTCCCCCCGAAACGGAAATGAACTACGTTCAAATGCTGTACCGAGGGATATCGGCGCTGGCATCGCGTTTTGGCACGGTAATCGTGGGCGGCGACACATCGATGAGCCGCGACGCCATTGTGCTCGACCTGACAGTGATCGGCCAGGCAATAGGCAACCGCTGTCTCACTCGTAAAGGTGCGCGTCCGGGAGATGTTCTGGCCGTTACCGGGCCATTGGGACTGGCGGCGGCCGGTCTTCACGCACTACAACATGGCCTCGACGCTCCCACGCTGCGTCATGCCCATACCACCCCCCGGCCTCGGGTTCCCGAGGGCCAGTGGCTGTGCAGCCAACCCTTCGCGCATGCGATGATTGACATCAGCGATGGGCTGGCGCAGGATGCGCAGCATATCGCCGACGCGAGCCATATTGGCGTCAACATCGAGCCCGGAAAACTCCCCGTGGCGCCTGAACTCAGGGTTTATTGTGACGAGAACTCCCTGGATCCGCTCGCGTTCATTCTTCATGGCGGCGAAGACTATGAACTGGCGTTTGCCATGGAAGGTGAGCACGCCGACAAGGCGGCCGAGGCGTTCAGCAACGAATTCCGCACCGAGATGCACGTGGTGGGGGAATTCACCACGGAATGGTCGGGGGGGCGGCTCGCCGGCGAACCGCTCGATATAAGAGGTTACGACCATTTCAGGAGCGCTTCCGGCGCGTAA
- a CDS encoding Gfo/Idh/MocA family oxidoreductase: MSEKNHRHISRRTFFFMSGAAALAGCATTAKKPSIRISANERLNIAGVGCGGQAFGDLNDIIRNQENCVALCDPDWEQGKNGFQKWSGAAKYRDYREMLDKEHNNIDAVVVACPDHMHAPAALAAMELGKHVYVEKPLTRTIYEADVLLKAARRYKVATQMGNQGHSGDGVRRMCEAVWAGLAGDITEVHIWTDRPIWPQGIPEPLPEQPVPDTMAWDVWIGVAPMRPYNKGYAPFNWRGWWDFGCGALGDMACHIMDPAYWALDLSTPTSVECLKQENANKQTGPTKALVKYEFPQRVNQYASKYLGKDITMPPVVVYWYEGGWQPERPAGVPADEKLGDGDNGSLFVGTKGLLTTGCYGDDTRLVPASVMESNKEAFQKLEKIIPRVETPGGHRRDWVRACKEGTPSASNFEYAVPLTKTVLLGNLAMQTGQKVYWDAANDRVTNNVPGVEALIKPDYRAPYKLG, encoded by the coding sequence ATGAGCGAAAAGAACCACAGACACATCTCGCGACGCACCTTCTTCTTCATGTCGGGCGCCGCGGCCTTGGCGGGGTGCGCCACAACCGCCAAGAAACCATCGATCCGCATCTCGGCCAACGAGCGCCTTAACATCGCGGGCGTCGGGTGCGGCGGCCAGGCGTTCGGTGATTTGAACGACATCATCCGCAACCAGGAAAACTGCGTGGCTTTGTGCGACCCCGATTGGGAACAGGGCAAGAACGGTTTCCAGAAGTGGTCCGGCGCCGCCAAGTACCGTGACTACCGCGAAATGCTTGATAAGGAGCACAACAACATCGACGCGGTCGTTGTCGCATGTCCCGATCACATGCATGCGCCCGCGGCATTGGCGGCCATGGAACTCGGCAAGCACGTGTATGTCGAGAAACCCCTCACCCGGACCATTTACGAGGCGGACGTACTTTTGAAGGCCGCGCGCCGTTACAAAGTGGCCACCCAGATGGGCAACCAGGGGCACTCGGGCGACGGCGTCCGCCGCATGTGCGAAGCCGTTTGGGCCGGTCTCGCCGGCGATATCACCGAAGTCCACATCTGGACCGATCGCCCGATTTGGCCACAAGGTATTCCCGAGCCCCTTCCCGAACAGCCTGTGCCAGATACGATGGCCTGGGATGTCTGGATTGGCGTGGCGCCCATGCGTCCGTATAATAAGGGGTACGCCCCGTTCAATTGGCGCGGCTGGTGGGATTTCGGCTGCGGCGCGCTCGGCGATATGGCCTGCCACATCATGGACCCGGCCTATTGGGCACTCGACTTGAGCACCCCCACCAGCGTCGAGTGCTTGAAGCAGGAAAACGCCAACAAGCAAACCGGTCCGACCAAAGCCCTGGTCAAGTACGAGTTCCCGCAACGCGTCAACCAATACGCGTCGAAGTATCTCGGCAAAGATATCACGATGCCGCCGGTGGTGGTCTACTGGTATGAGGGGGGATGGCAACCTGAACGGCCGGCCGGCGTGCCCGCCGACGAGAAACTCGGTGATGGCGACAACGGCTCGCTCTTTGTCGGAACCAAAGGCCTGCTAACCACCGGGTGCTATGGCGACGATACCCGCCTGGTGCCTGCTTCCGTCATGGAATCCAACAAGGAAGCGTTCCAGAAGCTCGAGAAGATTATCCCGCGCGTCGAAACGCCCGGTGGACACCGACGCGACTGGGTACGGGCGTGCAAGGAAGGGACTCCTTCCGCCTCGAATTTCGAGTATGCGGTGCCGCTTACGAAAACCGTCCTGCTCGGAAATCTGGCCATGCAGACCGGGCAAAAGGTCTATTGGGATGCTGCGAACGACCGTGTCACGAATAACGTGCCCGGCGTCGAAGCGCTCATCAAGCCCGACTACCGCGCACCGTATAAGCTTGGCTAA
- a CDS encoding nucleoside permease: protein MKTGTRINLCIMMFLEFFVWGAWYVPMGVYLGAIDFSPSAIANAYSTVALAAIVSPFFVGMIADRFFAAERVLGIMHLLGGIALLAVSRLVEPGFFFWVLLLYTLTYTPTLALVNAVAFQQLDSIEKQFPAIRVFGTLGWIVAGLLIGFLEVNTGGARWNFVEPFLIPVNFAITLAGGEGDWVSASATSIPMIIAAIAAIILGIYSFFLPHTPPKAKGQAVKVRDILGLDALGLLKDRSFAIFAISSFLICIPLSAYYTFANPFLVEMGMENATAKLTLGQMSEFFFMLVMPFFFARLGVKKMLLVGMLAWVGRYLLFAYGNNESLAFMFYGAILLHGICYDFFFVTGQIYVDNQAPKEIRANAQGFIGMITYGVGMYVGYILSGKIVEHFQAIEGVTWSRVWMVMTIMAFVVSVIFAILFKEKPKAEAATKE, encoded by the coding sequence ATGAAAACGGGGACCCGGATTAACCTGTGCATTATGATGTTTCTCGAATTCTTCGTGTGGGGGGCCTGGTATGTCCCCATGGGCGTGTACCTCGGCGCGATCGATTTCTCGCCATCAGCCATCGCTAATGCGTATAGCACGGTTGCGCTGGCGGCAATAGTCTCGCCGTTCTTTGTGGGGATGATCGCCGACCGGTTCTTCGCCGCGGAACGCGTGCTCGGCATCATGCACCTTCTCGGAGGCATTGCACTGCTTGCCGTGTCGCGCCTTGTCGAGCCGGGTTTCTTCTTCTGGGTGCTGTTGCTTTACACGCTCACGTACACGCCTACGCTGGCGCTGGTCAACGCGGTGGCGTTCCAGCAATTGGATAGCATCGAGAAGCAGTTTCCCGCGATTCGTGTCTTCGGGACTCTCGGCTGGATTGTGGCGGGGCTGCTGATTGGGTTCCTTGAGGTAAACACCGGCGGCGCGCGGTGGAATTTCGTTGAACCCTTCCTGATCCCCGTGAATTTCGCCATCACGCTGGCCGGGGGTGAAGGGGACTGGGTTTCAGCGTCCGCGACGTCCATTCCCATGATAATTGCCGCCATCGCGGCGATCATCCTGGGCATTTACAGTTTCTTCCTGCCGCACACGCCGCCCAAGGCGAAGGGGCAGGCCGTGAAAGTCCGCGACATTCTCGGGTTGGACGCGCTTGGACTGCTTAAAGACCGGTCATTTGCGATATTCGCGATCAGCTCGTTTCTGATCTGCATTCCGTTGTCGGCGTACTACACGTTCGCCAACCCGTTCCTTGTCGAGATGGGCATGGAAAACGCGACGGCGAAATTGACGCTGGGCCAGATGTCGGAGTTTTTCTTCATGCTGGTCATGCCGTTCTTTTTCGCGCGGCTGGGAGTGAAGAAGATGCTGCTGGTGGGCATGCTGGCATGGGTCGGCCGGTATCTCCTTTTCGCATACGGCAATAACGAATCGCTGGCATTCATGTTCTATGGAGCCATTCTGCTGCACGGGATCTGCTACGACTTCTTCTTCGTGACCGGGCAAATCTATGTGGATAACCAGGCGCCCAAGGAGATACGGGCCAACGCGCAGGGCTTCATTGGCATGATCACATACGGAGTGGGCATGTACGTCGGCTATATCCTGTCGGGCAAGATCGTCGAGCATTTCCAGGCTATCGAGGGCGTCACGTGGTCTCGTGTGTGGATGGTCATGACCATCATGGCTTTTGTGGTGTCCGTTATCTTCGCCATCCTGTTCAAGGAAAAGCCCAAGGCTGAGGCCGCCACGAAAGAGTAG
- a CDS encoding small multi-drug export protein, which produces MTDQYIRDVRAFGLMIRRVERTGQALLTLWIAALVALGITWPKPYAGAWQLVLLQVVAGRAASVSKGVAAGFPKLFLLVHCTLQDIIVLLLLYPLLVAGYRYAVEWRFVGPAIADIRATAERHKSKVAPLGAVGLMLFVLFPFWSTGALAGGVVGYLLGLRTRWVFTSVIVGDFLAVALWIWFFDWMNQFAETLGSRMWVLILVTVIFAAAVGRALAIRRRMKTLEPVQEKSETPPRKTTLAEPPSE; this is translated from the coding sequence ATGACGGACCAGTACATAAGAGACGTGCGGGCGTTCGGACTCATGATCCGCCGCGTCGAGCGGACGGGCCAAGCGCTGCTTACGCTGTGGATAGCGGCGTTGGTGGCCTTGGGAATCACCTGGCCCAAGCCGTACGCGGGCGCGTGGCAACTCGTACTGCTCCAGGTCGTCGCGGGCCGCGCCGCAAGCGTGAGCAAGGGCGTGGCGGCCGGCTTCCCAAAACTGTTCCTCTTGGTGCACTGCACCCTTCAGGATATTATCGTTCTGCTGCTTCTATATCCCCTCTTGGTTGCAGGGTATCGGTACGCCGTTGAGTGGCGATTCGTGGGACCGGCGATTGCCGATATTCGCGCCACGGCTGAACGTCACAAGAGCAAGGTGGCTCCCTTGGGCGCGGTGGGACTCATGCTGTTCGTGTTGTTCCCGTTCTGGAGCACCGGGGCCCTTGCCGGAGGCGTCGTGGGCTATCTTCTGGGCCTTCGCACCCGTTGGGTGTTTACCTCCGTCATCGTTGGCGATTTTCTCGCTGTGGCGCTGTGGATCTGGTTCTTTGACTGGATGAACCAATTCGCCGAAACCCTTGGCAGTAGAATGTGGGTGCTCATTCTGGTGACGGTCATCTTTGCCGCCGCTGTTGGCCGGGCCCTCGCCATCCGCAGACGCATGAAGACGCTCGAACCGGTACAGGAGAAAAGCGAAACGCCGCCCCGGAAGACAACGCTGGCCGAGCCTCCGTCAGAGTGA
- the uvrC gene encoding excinuclease ABC subunit UvrC — MDETLTTGAIDRYSLEVSQKPQASPEEFQATFDITAVPSNPGCYLMRDSKGAVIYVGKAKSLRARIRSYINESDNRYTVRFLMGRVAHLDFLVTTNEKEALLLENSLIKHHKPRYNFRLKDDKTYVSVRVNVERDFPRVTVTRKRCKDGSRYFGPYSSAAAVRDTLRQLQRIFPLRTCSDSVLGNRTRPCLYHQMKQCAAPCVGYIDRADYREIVEQVLLILGGRSQELEKRLLDRIARCAENLEFEKAAALRDRLYAVRMTMERQRTVAVQGAEDRDVFGLHTEGRYSEIQVLYFRGGKMAGGRSFSFNLREMPLDELFASFLLQYYADSPTIPSEVLAPIEMEDAETLSEILSEQRGSKVVVLSPKRGEKRALVDLANRNARSSFEEKRLGERANRDLLEQIKTHLHLERTPSRIECFDISTQQGDKPVGSMAVFENGAPAKDRYRRFAIKQVEGQDDFAMMREVLLRRYRRAIEEHDLPDLVLIDGGKGQLNVAVTALRDLGIEDLDVASIAKARSQDGGRSPERFFIPGRANPVIPRQDSPMVHLLARVRDEAHRFAVTYHRKRRKKAALSTQLTQIPGIGEKRARLLLNRLGSLSRIREAPVEVIAALPGFSEKAARTIKKHLAAQENTE; from the coding sequence ATGGATGAGACGCTGACTACAGGTGCAATCGACAGATACTCTCTCGAGGTTTCCCAGAAGCCGCAGGCCTCGCCGGAAGAATTCCAGGCAACCTTTGACATCACGGCCGTCCCCTCGAACCCGGGATGTTATCTCATGCGCGACTCGAAGGGCGCCGTGATCTATGTCGGTAAAGCAAAGAGCTTGCGGGCTCGTATCCGTTCGTACATCAACGAAAGCGATAACCGGTACACCGTGCGGTTTCTCATGGGACGGGTGGCGCACCTGGACTTTCTGGTGACGACTAACGAAAAGGAGGCTCTGCTTCTCGAAAACAGTCTCATCAAACACCACAAACCGCGCTACAACTTTCGTCTTAAGGACGACAAGACCTACGTGAGCGTGCGCGTAAACGTCGAACGTGATTTTCCGCGGGTGACTGTCACGCGAAAACGTTGCAAGGATGGTTCCCGGTATTTTGGTCCCTACTCGAGCGCCGCGGCCGTGCGCGATACGCTTCGCCAGCTCCAGCGTATCTTCCCTCTGCGAACCTGTTCTGATTCGGTGCTTGGCAACCGCACACGGCCCTGCCTGTACCACCAGATGAAACAATGCGCGGCGCCGTGTGTCGGGTACATCGACAGGGCCGACTACCGGGAGATTGTAGAACAGGTTCTGCTCATCCTGGGTGGACGAAGCCAGGAACTCGAGAAGCGTTTGCTGGACCGGATCGCGCGATGCGCTGAGAACCTCGAGTTTGAGAAGGCTGCCGCGCTGCGGGACCGGCTGTACGCCGTGCGGATGACGATGGAGCGCCAACGGACCGTCGCCGTGCAAGGCGCCGAGGACCGCGATGTATTCGGTCTTCATACCGAGGGCCGGTACAGCGAGATTCAGGTGCTTTACTTTCGCGGCGGCAAAATGGCGGGAGGACGCTCGTTCTCGTTCAATCTTCGGGAAATGCCGCTGGACGAGTTGTTCGCCTCCTTCCTTCTGCAATACTACGCCGACTCGCCCACCATCCCCTCCGAAGTCTTGGCCCCTATTGAGATGGAAGACGCCGAGACGCTGTCCGAGATCCTGTCGGAACAGCGAGGAAGCAAGGTCGTCGTGCTTTCGCCGAAACGCGGCGAGAAGCGCGCCCTGGTGGACTTGGCCAACCGAAACGCCCGGAGCAGTTTCGAAGAGAAGCGTTTAGGGGAAAGAGCCAATCGCGACCTGTTGGAACAGATCAAAACGCACCTGCATCTTGAGCGCACGCCAAGCCGCATCGAGTGTTTCGATATTTCGACGCAACAAGGCGATAAGCCAGTGGGTTCCATGGCGGTGTTCGAGAACGGCGCCCCGGCAAAAGACCGGTACCGGCGGTTTGCGATCAAGCAAGTCGAGGGACAGGACGACTTCGCCATGATGCGCGAAGTGCTGCTTCGCAGATACCGGCGCGCAATCGAAGAGCACGACCTGCCCGACCTCGTTTTGATCGATGGCGGGAAAGGCCAGTTGAATGTCGCTGTGACTGCGTTACGCGACCTCGGCATCGAGGACCTGGATGTCGCCAGCATTGCGAAGGCGCGTTCCCAGGACGGCGGCCGTTCGCCCGAACGTTTCTTCATACCCGGGCGAGCCAATCCGGTCATTCCGCGCCAGGATAGTCCTATGGTTCACCTGCTGGCGCGTGTGCGCGATGAGGCGCACCGGTTCGCGGTCACGTACCATCGAAAGCGCCGCAAGAAGGCTGCGTTGAGCACGCAGTTGACGCAAATCCCGGGGATAGGCGAAAAGCGGGCGCGCTTGCTCTTGAACCGGCTGGGTTCTTTGTCCAGAATACGCGAGGCGCCGGTAGAGGTCATTGCGGCCCTTCCGGGTTTCAGCGAGAAGGCAGCTCGCACGATCAAGAAACATTTGGCTGCTCAAGAAAACACTGAATAA
- a CDS encoding alpha/beta hydrolase: MATLLTFIFWVLVLAVLGSLLLNGYMILLVLRYPKPQMGNEVHTIRTDDDWNIQLFRRKTSEAPGEPVLLVHALTANHLNFETPAGLSLVDVLSAEGYDCWSLDLRCCESAAAPEGRGIGDISFDDYLFKDLPAAIAYIREATGHGKVHWVGHSMGGMLLYAYNVAFGSEYLASGISLGAPAGFKNVFYKPPSLLFRLTAIAPNLTRTILKSFTPFARSLRPAFIGFPVNWDNVHPGVDARALFNMVEAVPPLVAAEIDGWLSTGDWKVNRGQLDVSANVSKIDVPLLVVCGKQDPLTPEPKIRQFFDALPGRDKKLVFLSKKNGFVADYGHADLAFGVESTKEVYGPVLEWIQEHYVKGIRRSRKSVTAAAPTGAATARKAEKKAPARKAAATKKTVSRQAPSKTEADAQRKSVAKKTAAPKKKARSRKKSAS; this comes from the coding sequence ATGGCTACACTACTCACCTTCATCTTCTGGGTTCTGGTTCTTGCTGTACTGGGTTCGCTTCTGTTGAACGGTTACATGATTCTGTTGGTGCTGCGCTATCCAAAGCCGCAGATGGGGAACGAAGTCCACACCATAAGAACAGACGATGATTGGAACATTCAGCTGTTTCGGCGCAAGACGAGCGAGGCCCCGGGCGAGCCGGTTCTGCTCGTCCACGCTCTGACGGCAAACCATTTGAATTTTGAGACGCCCGCGGGTCTGTCTCTTGTGGATGTGCTTAGCGCGGAAGGGTACGACTGCTGGTCTCTCGACCTTCGGTGTTGTGAAAGCGCCGCCGCTCCCGAGGGCCGCGGTATCGGCGACATCAGTTTCGACGACTATCTATTCAAGGATTTGCCGGCGGCGATTGCCTATATCCGCGAAGCTACCGGCCACGGGAAGGTGCATTGGGTGGGGCATTCGATGGGAGGCATGCTCCTGTATGCCTATAACGTGGCCTTCGGGAGCGAATACCTGGCATCCGGCATTTCTCTGGGCGCTCCAGCGGGCTTCAAGAATGTCTTCTACAAACCCCCTTCGCTGCTCTTTCGCCTGACCGCGATTGCGCCCAACCTGACCAGGACCATTCTGAAATCGTTCACGCCGTTTGCCCGTTCTCTTCGGCCGGCGTTCATCGGGTTCCCCGTAAATTGGGACAATGTTCACCCCGGCGTCGACGCGCGTGCGCTGTTCAATATGGTCGAGGCCGTCCCGCCGCTGGTGGCGGCCGAGATCGACGGATGGCTTTCTACGGGCGACTGGAAAGTCAATCGCGGACAACTGGATGTAAGCGCGAACGTGTCGAAAATCGACGTGCCCTTGCTGGTGGTCTGCGGAAAGCAAGACCCCCTCACGCCGGAGCCCAAGATAAGACAATTCTTCGACGCTCTTCCGGGCAGAGACAAGAAGCTCGTGTTCCTCTCAAAGAAGAACGGATTCGTGGCGGATTACGGTCACGCCGATCTCGCATTTGGCGTAGAGAGCACAAAAGAAGTGTACGGACCTGTACTGGAGTGGATTCAGGAGCATTACGTCAAGGGAATCCGCCGAAGCCGGAAAAGCGTGACGGCGGCAGCACCCACTGGGGCCGCCACTGCCCGAAAGGCCGAAAAGAAAGCTCCCGCCAGGAAGGCCGCCGCAACAAAAAAGACCGTCTCCCGTCAGGCGCCATCCAAGACTGAGGCGGACGCCCAAAGGAAGTCCGTGGCGAAAAAGACGGCCGCTCCAAAGAAAAAGGCCCGTAGCAGGAAAAAGAGCGCTTCCTGA
- a CDS encoding sugar phosphate isomerase/epimerase family protein, with amino-acid sequence MKQSWATRRGFLTAVAAAGSAALLNQSNGWTEEKPLAAPPVCVFSKHLQFLDYTALAKTCKELRLDGVDLTVREGGHVLPENVAADLPRAVEAIRGEGLEVPMITTGLKNGGEPEARPILEAASKLGIHYFRCGPFGYSKDGKIVEELRGFTEELRGLASLAAEFNMVGGYHNHSGQNYVGAALWDLHWILQDIGSNAMGSNFDVGHAMVEGGLGVWQINARLLASYTKMMAVKDFLWENKRVRWLTLGEGQVQLVEFLKIFRAAGFAGPISMHFEYQTASNETLLEEIRKSGVILRAALKEGGYA; translated from the coding sequence ATGAAGCAATCTTGGGCAACGCGCCGGGGTTTCTTGACCGCCGTAGCGGCGGCAGGCAGCGCCGCGCTCCTGAACCAAAGCAACGGATGGACCGAGGAGAAACCGCTTGCAGCGCCTCCCGTGTGCGTGTTCTCAAAGCATCTTCAATTCCTGGACTACACGGCGCTCGCAAAAACGTGCAAAGAGTTGCGGCTCGATGGCGTCGACCTCACGGTGCGCGAAGGGGGGCATGTTCTGCCGGAGAACGTCGCGGCCGACCTCCCGCGCGCGGTTGAAGCGATCCGCGGCGAGGGACTCGAGGTGCCCATGATCACCACCGGTCTGAAAAACGGCGGGGAGCCCGAGGCGCGTCCAATTCTTGAGGCGGCGTCAAAACTGGGAATCCATTACTTCAGGTGCGGCCCTTTCGGATACTCGAAAGACGGGAAGATCGTCGAGGAACTGCGTGGGTTCACGGAAGAGCTGCGCGGCCTGGCATCCCTTGCGGCCGAGTTCAACATGGTTGGCGGGTACCACAACCACTCGGGCCAGAATTACGTGGGCGCGGCGCTTTGGGACCTGCATTGGATATTGCAGGACATCGGCTCGAATGCGATGGGCTCCAATTTTGACGTGGGCCATGCGATGGTTGAAGGGGGCTTGGGCGTCTGGCAGATCAACGCGCGTCTGCTCGCTTCCTATACCAAGATGATGGCTGTAAAAGACTTTCTCTGGGAGAACAAGCGGGTGCGATGGCTCACTCTGGGAGAGGGCCAGGTCCAGTTGGTGGAGTTTCTCAAGATATTTCGCGCCGCTGGTTTCGCGGGACCGATCTCGATGCATTTCGAGTACCAGACGGCATCCAATGAAACACTCCTCGAGGAAATCCGCAAGTCGGGCGTAATCCTGCGCGCGGCTCTGAAAGAAGGCGGGTACGCCTGA